From the genome of Rhizobium lusitanum:
GATCGTTGGGAGCGGCGGCCGTCTAAAGCCTCTGAGCACGCGTCGCATCAGCGACGTATAATTGCGCCCTTGGATCCGCTCCTTCGGAACGGCGGGATCATCCACGAAAGCATCGGCTTTGCCGACGTGCAAATCTGCACGTTCCCTAGGACGCGCGTTTGCGGGAATCTTGCAGCCATACACACGCCGCAAAGAGTTCAAGGGAAGACAACCGGAATGAAAAAACCCTCATCGAAAATCCGTGAAGAAATCGCCCGGCTGCAGGACCAGCTGAAGCAGGCCGAAACCCGGGAAGCCGAGCGGATTGGCCGGATCGCGCTAAGGGCAGGCATTGGCGACATCGACACTGACGAGGCCACACTTCAGGTGGCGTTCGAGGACATTGCCGGGCAGTTTCGAGGAGGCAAGAGACAGGCAACGGTCAAGAAAAATCCCGGAGACGCCAGGGCGACCAGCGAAACCTCGGCAGCGCTCGCATCTGGCGCGGCTGCGGGCAACGGTAGCGAGGCTTGAGCGGATGCGGCGGAGCTCATCGACCGACGTCCGCAGACAAGACACGCGCGAGAAAATCCAACTGGGCGGCCTGATCGTCAAGGCTGGCCTGCGCTACGAGAAGCGGGCGCTGCTGCTAGGCTTGCTGATAGACGCAGGTCTTCGCATCCAGGCGGACGATGCCGAGCGGGTGCGCCTGACCGCGATCGGCGCGGGGGCCTTTGGTCGTGACGGTGAATAGGCTTCTCCTCACCCTCTTGCCAGTGATCATCATGGTCGCAGTCACCGTCCTCATGTCGGGCGTTGAGCTTTGGCTGGCTGCGTTCGGCAAGACGGCGCAGGCAAAGCTGATGCTCGGGCGCATCGGGCTTGTCCTGCCCTATGTGACGGCGGCAGCGTTCGGCGTGATCTTCCTGTTTGCCGCCAATGGTGCGGCGAACATCAAGGCGGCGGGATGGGGCGTTGTCAGCGGATGCGCTGCGACGATCTTGATCGCGGTCCTTCGCGAGGCAATCCGCCTTGCCGGCATCGCCAGCCTCGTCCCATCAGACCAATCGGTCCTGACCTATGGGG
Proteins encoded in this window:
- the traC gene encoding conjugal transfer protein TraC; this encodes MKKPSSKIREEIARLQDQLKQAETREAERIGRIALRAGIGDIDTDEATLQVAFEDIAGQFRGGKRQATVKKNPGDARATSETSAALASGAAAGNGSEA
- the traD gene encoding type IV conjugative transfer system coupling protein TraD, whose amino-acid sequence is MRRSSSTDVRRQDTREKIQLGGLIVKAGLRYEKRALLLGLLIDAGLRIQADDAERVRLTAIGAGAFGRDGE